The genomic window gtagaatgTGTATACACCATGGATGTCAGTGCAAGCATTTTTTAATCGTCGACAGGGCCAGGGGAGCGTTTGTTTTGGCACAAAGTCATGTTGAGGTATACCTTTCCTTTTCGAaaaacttttacaaaattatacGGACTTAGGTTTAGAAACCATACAAAATGCATAATTTAGTACAACAATAAATAATATAGTTAATTGAGAGATTGCATTGCGTTCGACATGTTCAAGCATAGATATATATGATTCAAGCaatctttttctttcaaaattggaGTATAGTGGAAGTGGTATTAAATTTGAACTACTAGTAAGTGCTCTTATTTTGTGTTGCTAttttgtgttgttgtttcagtatAAAAAAGGGGATGCATGCGGTAAATAATGGCATCACTAGAGACACATCAAGATCACGAATCAACGACCACCAAAACAGATCAACAAATAAATTCTGTTACCAATACCAAACCTGAATATCACATTAAGGATAAAGAGGAGACGGCTATTGATGTTGAAACACGTACTGAAAACGCTGTTCAAACTCCTGCAGCATCAACAAACAGAGATGGAACAGCAAACAAACTAAATGCGACTTTATCAATGCAAATTCAATGTATTAACACAACGAATGATTGGGACACTTCAGATCTGATTGGATCTGTGGGATACAAATCTAATCAAGATAAGATAATCTTGGTGAGACCAAAGACAGTGGAAGAGAGATCGAAGGACAAACGGACATTGGTATTGACTGTGCTTGTTGCTGTTATACCCGTTGTCATTCTGCTTCTTGTGGCTTTACCGATGATTTTGCACGAAAGTAAGTTGAATGCTTGGAACCAGTGATAAATGGGGTTAACtgcaaaaaagtggggcggccatggctaATCCAAACTCTAATCATATCCACAATCCTTAAAACCTATCAATAATCCGTCATAATATTATTGTACAGTATGACCTGTGTAAAGGTTCGTAACGTTTGTGACATATGCCAAAGCATGGTCCATTATTGGTATTCGTTTTACTATAAGAAGTATAAGAATCAAAATAAAGGAAAGATTTTCCCCTTGCATGAGCAAGTCTTAaaactcatactgcagttactgtccgttttcctatacacaatacacagtgctctttcccattgacgcgtgacctctacaaatagccctacgttaaaagtatggggatatgactagttaacgtcgctgtgtgaaaaataaccggccaatattaaaagtactcttctaaagttctagaaaatatagtttttaacatgtcctaaattttagctaatttagatgtttggaaatattcgtactttggtgttttagttaatgttataggtaatagtacattgcctagttaacgtcgctgtgtgaaaaataaccggccaatattacaagtactcttctaaaattctagacaacatagttttgtaacatgtcctaaatatttagctaatttaggtgtttggagagggtcgcacttttgtgttttaggaaggatatgtaaacgacagataacaccaaaaatatgaagaaattatttccaaaccgtgttaagtcaacaatcattatgttgctcattttcaagaatgctggtttacaaaaagcaggcaattgtctcatttcgtgaacaaaggtacacataccattgtttcctttcgtttcctttataatcggttacccaactgaagctataataccagctttattgcgatatcgcacatgaaaacagacacttgtgcacaaccagagaagatccgatttaatcagttgagctgtttcaatgagtgttatcttggtttaatagcttttaatggggttaagtcatgcaaaggtcgagatgaattctactgtagacatgactgcatcatgtagctTCTGCTGCATTGATTTAAAAATTGACACCAAAAGAAACTTGTACCGGGAACGCAAACATAAAAGGTCAGGCACTGCACTAGCCACATGTTTAATAAGGTTGTAACGTTGTCGAAGTAAATAACCCAATTTGGGCGTATTCATACATATATTATCTGAAAATCAGATatacaaatataccaaaacaGATATTCGTGGGAACCATTTTGTAAGaaaattgtaagaaaattttacaaATATTCACAGAGTTTTgttgaattggatagtaaaattagcaggcactcaacttgggctagctacaaccctgataaggcctactcacaaaattattcccattgcgctggcacgttcaccaaaattactaatatcgtttgcgactgggtattgaaactagggagtatgtgatttatgagacgtctctgaaatatgatactgttatgtgacatggcgcttcaaaagtatttgatatcaaagacgtccgtgaattatgagtgcccccaACTGATTATTGTATTGAATCCGTTGATATATTCTGCTCGCGAGTTTGTTTCGAGCGGTCCATTGAATGGACCGGCACTTGCTATTATTATTGTGAAATGTACGTATTCATTCCCCACCGTAGCGCGATTGACACCCATAAATAAAAGACGCGACGGTGGGGTATTCCTCACTAATAATAACGTATTAGCCTTTTTGAAGCATGGCGTACAGAATAGGAGCtagggcagtattcaatatgggtaaaacccgccaaattcaaaagacttataCCCACTCTTTGCAGCCTCTAAAATGCTAATTGAAAATATAGCGTAAATCGTATAGTTACGGCCAACAGCGTCAATCCATCATGGAAAGTGGGACATTGGGACTGTATTGCCAAAAAAAGGGACTGAAAAGGGTGTAGGGTCCGGGGGATGTCTCATCTCCTTCCAGGATTGACGCCGTATATGATGGGTATATTTATACAATTCATGAATCCGATCAAAACAAGTCTTATACAGtgtgtatcaaaatgaagtatacagtttgaaaaatgccgctagattaaaagtatgaggtcttttgtcaaaattatctagttgataacttaatcaataTCTTGTCCTCCTACGgtacagctgaaaaatcactggcgtgtgaccattaataaggaatTGGTGGCTACTATTGTGAGCCGAGTAcaaaatgcagttgcgcgaagtcaattgggtTTAAATGCCCGGTGCTTGTTATTGTTGTGTACCCAAGAGAAACATGCGGGTATACAGATCATTTGTCCTTATTGTTAGGGTACCAATCCTGTGCATATGTGAGTTACATAACACACGACTTTTGGTCAATCTGGGCAACTATCTCCTTACAtatgctaggttttacttgacaagaagaatagcaacattaaaatggatactccCCAGTACACGCCAGAGCAAAGGGCCTTCCTTGTTGCAGTGTACTATCGCACCCGCTAATATCCTGGCAGGCCGTAACACTCTGCAGGCGGGGCAA from Amphiura filiformis chromosome 5, Afil_fr2py, whole genome shotgun sequence includes these protein-coding regions:
- the LOC140151795 gene encoding uncharacterized protein, yielding MASLETHQDHESTTTKTDQQINSVTNTKPEYHIKDKEETAIDVETRTENAVQTPAASTNRDGTANKLNATLSMQIQCINTTNDWDTSDLIGSVGYKSNQDKIILVRPKTVEERSKDKRTLVLTVLVAVIPVVILLLVALPMILHESATEIHYHRPVQSTTLPSAAGL